The Deinococcus sonorensis KR-87 genome includes a window with the following:
- the secG gene encoding preprotein translocase subunit SecG, translating to MSILILFIVLFALACVGLVFFVLLQVPKQAGLSASLGGGGDLFGGRGVEGGLIRISSVLGGIFMLLALLIDIVSR from the coding sequence ATGTCCATTCTGATTCTGTTCATCGTGCTGTTTGCCCTGGCGTGCGTGGGGCTGGTGTTCTTCGTGCTGCTGCAGGTGCCGAAGCAGGCGGGCCTCAGCGCCTCCCTGGGCGGCGGCGGCGACCTGTTCGGCGGGCGCGGCGTGGAAGGTGGCCTGATTCGCATTTCCAGCGTACTGGGCGGAATTTTCATGCTGCTGGCTCTGCTGATCGACATCGTTTCGCGTTAA